Proteins from a genomic interval of Providencia stuartii:
- a CDS encoding fimbrial protein produces the protein MSYRLCRLCSFIFVGYLLNFSGVSQAETVQFDGVLVEDACEVYPGDENIELDFGTVVDKYLYLNTRTHSQPFTIRLINCDLVLGKEVRVTFTGNENLALPGLLALDRGSQASGIAIGLETENGTPIILNKVHSYIQNLHTGNGNDLNLKAYIQGEPNALLTKKIGRGEFYVTTKFVLEYE, from the coding sequence ATGAGCTATAGGCTATGCCGATTATGCTCTTTTATTTTCGTTGGTTATTTGTTGAACTTTTCAGGGGTATCACAAGCGGAAACGGTACAATTTGATGGCGTTTTGGTTGAAGATGCTTGTGAAGTTTATCCTGGAGATGAAAATATTGAGTTAGATTTTGGCACTGTTGTTGATAAATATTTATATCTTAATACACGAACACATAGTCAGCCTTTTACGATCCGTTTAATTAATTGTGATTTAGTATTGGGAAAAGAAGTGAGAGTAACGTTTACCGGAAATGAAAATTTAGCGCTTCCAGGTTTATTAGCATTAGATCGCGGTAGTCAAGCTAGTGGGATAGCTATTGGATTAGAAACTGAAAATGGAACGCCTATTATCTTAAATAAGGTACATAGCTATATACAGAACCTTCACACTGGAAATGGCAATGATTTAAATTTAAAAGCGTATATACAAGGTGAACCCAATGCACTATTAACAAAAAAAATAGGTAGAGGTGAATTCTATGTAACAACAAAATTTGTTTTAGAGTATGAATGA
- a CDS encoding fimbrial protein has translation MKYPGWWLAILYFVGTAPVLGVNVNLRGNLIVTPPECILNNNNQESIHFGDILLTRIDGTHYLQDLPLSLTCSELAKNNLTLTLKGEQTTFNSNGALKTSNSKLGIVFYINGSRQAINQPVKFTYSALPSLKVAPIKNSTANYSNTDGGHFTALATLKVDYQ, from the coding sequence ATGAAATACCCAGGTTGGTGGTTGGCAATATTATATTTTGTCGGTACTGCTCCGGTTTTAGGGGTAAATGTCAACCTACGTGGAAATCTTATCGTCACTCCCCCAGAATGCATCTTGAATAATAATAACCAAGAATCAATTCATTTTGGCGATATTTTATTAACTCGGATAGATGGAACGCATTATTTACAGGATTTGCCGTTAAGCCTGACCTGTTCAGAATTAGCTAAAAACAATCTGACATTAACGTTGAAAGGTGAGCAAACAACTTTTAATAGTAATGGGGCATTGAAAACATCAAATAGTAAATTAGGCATAGTGTTTTATATTAATGGTTCTCGGCAAGCGATAAATCAACCCGTTAAATTTACGTACAGTGCACTACCTTCTTTAAAAGTCGCGCCAATAAAGAATAGCACTGCTAATTACAGCAACACAGACGGTGGTCATTTTACGGCACTTGCAACCTTGAAGGTGGATTATCAATGA
- a CDS encoding helix-turn-helix domain-containing protein translates to MLLKINSRPLSESDKVAIKKEMAVIIGRVLFKLRKSYGISGKKLAKEVGMSQQQISRYENGINYITVDMILGILYFLEVPIFEFFNIVTKEIKNSNYELFLIYEKVLTNNYISSNLLHKDAFFDVISDSSVKYY, encoded by the coding sequence ATGCTTTTAAAAATAAATTCACGACCTTTAAGTGAAAGTGACAAAGTGGCAATAAAAAAAGAAATGGCTGTCATTATTGGTCGTGTATTGTTTAAACTTAGAAAGTCCTATGGCATATCAGGAAAGAAATTAGCGAAAGAAGTCGGTATGTCACAACAACAAATTTCACGATACGAAAATGGCATTAACTATATCACTGTGGATATGATTTTAGGTATATTATATTTCTTGGAAGTGCCTATTTTCGAATTCTTTAATATTGTGACGAAAGAAATTAAAAATAGTAATTATGAGCTATTTTTGATTTATGAGAAAGTATTAACGAATAATTATATAAGCTCTAATTTATTACATAAAGATGCTTTTTTTGATGTAATTAGTGATTCATCAGTTAAATACTATTAA
- a CDS encoding AraC family transcriptional regulator: protein MLLPELHYRQYSEDVVSHQHDGQWQIVFALAGGMEINMHRQHFLLGAGNGVIIAPGVSHAFSGQTGNQNYVLEMPIASQWRVDEKTPYFSLTPAAMGLLNWLQNFPQPPEQNTVIAKLLLAQLKPQSQWIDSITQWVDARLHRPISCQDMANAFCMSVSTLQRKIKVETQLTVMQFVLQQRMEAACRLLMGTLSIEQVALAIGYDSHSAFSQAFRQFYGKTPMEYRLGR from the coding sequence TTGTTATTGCCTGAATTACATTACCGCCAATATTCCGAAGATGTTGTTTCTCATCAGCATGATGGGCAATGGCAAATTGTCTTTGCATTAGCTGGTGGAATGGAAATTAATATGCATCGACAACATTTTTTGTTGGGGGCAGGCAACGGGGTGATAATCGCTCCGGGTGTGAGCCATGCCTTTAGCGGACAAACAGGTAACCAAAACTATGTTTTGGAAATGCCAATCGCTTCACAATGGCGTGTTGATGAAAAAACGCCCTACTTTTCGTTAACTCCGGCGGCAATGGGATTATTAAATTGGTTACAAAATTTCCCCCAGCCACCTGAGCAGAATACGGTTATCGCAAAATTACTACTCGCACAATTGAAACCACAATCTCAGTGGATTGATAGCATTACGCAATGGGTTGATGCGCGCTTACATCGGCCAATTAGTTGCCAAGATATGGCTAATGCATTCTGTATGTCCGTCAGTACATTACAGCGCAAAATTAAAGTAGAGACTCAGCTAACCGTGATGCAATTTGTATTACAACAGCGAATGGAAGCCGCATGCCGTTTATTGATGGGAACTCTTTCAATTGAGCAGGTTGCATTAGCGATCGGCTATGACTCTCATTCGGCTTTTAGCCAAGCATTTCGCCAATTCTATGGTAAAACACCAATGGAATATCGCTTGGGGAGATGA
- a CDS encoding fimbrial protein: MNNPIGSGVFSIGLGICALIFAPSISASGSVKMNGSIIETACAIDVGSRDQTVDMGSLALTQIRRDGQGPTRPFVIRLMNCVLEQQDPNKPNWQYFRITFDGPHEKGLFGVSGQAKGVGLLIQRDNDGEIVIPGQGMSSNQLVEGNRELIYQLRLVANHRPLSSGQYYSQLRFKLDYE; the protein is encoded by the coding sequence ATGAATAATCCAATAGGCAGCGGTGTTTTTTCAATCGGTCTAGGAATATGTGCTTTGATTTTTGCTCCTTCAATAAGCGCATCAGGCTCAGTCAAGATGAATGGAAGCATAATTGAAACAGCTTGTGCTATTGATGTGGGAAGTCGTGACCAAACTGTTGATATGGGAAGCTTAGCGCTGACACAAATTCGTCGTGATGGGCAAGGACCAACACGCCCCTTTGTGATTCGATTAATGAATTGTGTTCTTGAACAACAAGATCCGAATAAACCGAATTGGCAATATTTTCGTATTACCTTTGATGGCCCTCATGAAAAAGGGTTATTTGGTGTGAGCGGGCAAGCCAAAGGTGTCGGTTTGCTAATTCAGCGTGATAACGATGGTGAAATCGTAATTCCAGGTCAAGGTATGTCTTCTAATCAACTCGTTGAGGGGAACCGAGAATTAATCTATCAATTGCGGTTAGTCGCTAATCATCGTCCGCTGAGTTCAGGACAATATTACAGTCAGTTGCGCTTTAAATTGGATTATGAATAA
- a CDS encoding fimbrial protein, with protein sequence MQLIDVRLYTLKKRRLFVTILLLSSVMIFAKADTANLNLTLTITMPPQCTFNGNQATSVSFGEVQQGLIDGTSYKRMPINYGLVCTGLEKNNLTMTLSWNELTLNGESTIKTNRTDLGIAIYRDSTRVRNNSAINFTYGSSPQLYAVPTKPTGKMLTDAGRFTGVMTMTLNYQ encoded by the coding sequence ATGCAATTAATAGATGTTAGGCTCTATACATTAAAAAAACGGCGGTTATTCGTCACTATTTTGTTATTAAGTAGTGTGATGATATTTGCTAAAGCGGATACAGCTAATCTCAATTTGACATTAACAATTACGATGCCACCTCAGTGCACTTTTAATGGTAATCAGGCCACGTCGGTTAGTTTCGGTGAAGTACAGCAAGGGCTTATCGATGGAACGAGCTATAAGCGGATGCCAATTAATTATGGTCTTGTTTGTACGGGGCTTGAAAAAAACAATTTAACTATGACGCTGTCTTGGAATGAATTAACTCTAAATGGTGAATCAACAATAAAAACCAATCGAACGGATTTAGGGATAGCCATTTATCGTGATAGCACTCGAGTGAGAAATAATTCAGCCATTAATTTTACCTACGGTTCATCGCCACAATTATATGCAGTACCTACAAAACCAACAGGAAAAATGCTTACGGATGCGGGTAGGTTTACCGGTGTGATGACAATGACCTTAAATTACCAATAG
- a CDS encoding fimbrial protein: MKNKSIAIATFMMLGLASAANAADQGHGKVTFKGAIIDAPCSISPDSIDQTVDLGLISNMALVDGGKSSPRVFDIALENCDITNLTKGVQLVFTGASAAFDNTNKTLGIVGTGSGAGVQITTGNGNVITLGTATPFQNIQEGNNTLRFSAYLMGNGGDISTITAGDFSSVADFTMSYE; encoded by the coding sequence ATGAAAAATAAATCAATTGCAATAGCAACTTTTATGATGCTAGGTCTAGCATCTGCCGCAAATGCAGCAGACCAAGGACATGGAAAAGTCACATTTAAAGGGGCTATTATTGATGCGCCATGCTCTATCTCTCCAGACTCTATCGATCAAACTGTTGATCTGGGCCTCATTTCTAATATGGCATTAGTTGATGGTGGTAAATCTTCACCACGCGTATTTGACATTGCACTGGAAAACTGTGATATCACGAACCTCACTAAGGGGGTGCAATTGGTATTTACTGGCGCATCCGCAGCCTTCGATAATACCAATAAAACGCTCGGTATTGTTGGTACTGGTTCAGGTGCGGGCGTTCAAATTACGACGGGTAACGGGAATGTCATCACACTGGGTACCGCAACACCCTTCCAAAATATTCAAGAAGGTAATAATACCTTACGTTTCTCTGCATACCTAATGGGTAATGGTGGCGATATCTCTACCATTACTGCTGGTGATTTCAGCTCTGTTGCAGATTTCACGATGTCTTACGAATAA
- a CDS encoding fimbria/pilus periplasmic chaperone, whose protein sequence is MLFLGGVFSSIMLPNAHAAIALDRTRAIITGEDKSISLNVSNENKQLPYLAQGWIENGQGEKVSDPFTVLPPVQRIEPGAKSQVKIQALPSVAKLPQDRESVYYFNLREIPPKSDKPNTLQLALQTRIKLFYRPKAIIPTREQRDNPWQEKVTLTRQGDQYTLVNPTPYYVTIVDATPRKEGATVSGFEPVMVAPKSRQPLAGSANALGTSPVLTYINDYGGRPTLTFTCQGPNCHVVPEKN, encoded by the coding sequence ATGTTATTTTTAGGGGGCGTCTTTTCATCGATAATGTTACCCAACGCGCATGCTGCCATTGCACTGGATAGAACAAGAGCGATTATCACCGGTGAAGATAAGTCAATAAGCCTGAATGTCAGTAATGAAAACAAACAGCTGCCATATTTAGCTCAAGGTTGGATTGAAAATGGGCAGGGTGAAAAAGTTAGCGACCCATTTACCGTGCTTCCTCCCGTGCAGCGGATTGAGCCTGGGGCAAAAAGCCAAGTCAAAATTCAAGCATTACCCAGTGTTGCTAAACTCCCTCAAGATAGAGAATCAGTGTATTACTTTAACTTGCGCGAAATTCCGCCAAAAAGTGATAAACCGAACACATTGCAACTCGCATTACAAACGCGCATTAAGTTGTTTTATCGCCCAAAAGCGATCATTCCAACTCGCGAACAAAGGGATAATCCATGGCAAGAAAAAGTGACGCTAACTCGGCAAGGTGACCAATATACACTGGTTAATCCAACACCTTATTACGTCACAATTGTAGATGCTACGCCACGTAAAGAAGGAGCAACAGTCTCTGGATTTGAGCCAGTGATGGTTGCACCAAAAAGTCGCCAACCATTAGCAGGAAGTGCGAATGCATTGGGAACGAGTCCTGTGCTGACGTATATCAATGATTATGGTGGTCGGCCAACATTGACCTTTACATGCCAAGGTCCTAATTGCCATGTAGTTCCTGAGAAAAACTAG
- a CDS encoding fimbrial protein, whose product MTVAHRTLQGMPLSCLGWILLTSSALGSTLDKVDNWDVDGAHGALYVQGALTESACRLAMPSTYQTVDLGTIGTGQVEKVGQMGTPIAIQLRLEDCLRGESRSRNKAGNVLWSPDMPAMKIRFLAPTDAQDEQLVSVLGAKGMGLRLSDAERNPITLGQYSRPQLISSGHNQLTYYITPVRTTAELRSGAYRALIRFQVSYE is encoded by the coding sequence ATGACAGTAGCTCATAGAACTCTCCAGGGTATGCCGTTGAGTTGTTTAGGATGGATTTTACTTACGAGTTCTGCTCTGGGGAGCACCTTAGATAAGGTGGATAACTGGGATGTGGATGGGGCTCATGGCGCGTTATATGTGCAGGGAGCGTTAACCGAAAGTGCTTGCCGACTGGCGATGCCTTCTACTTACCAAACCGTAGATTTAGGAACGATAGGAACGGGGCAAGTAGAGAAAGTGGGTCAAATGGGGACTCCTATAGCCATACAGTTACGGCTAGAAGATTGCTTAAGAGGGGAAAGCCGAAGTCGCAATAAAGCGGGCAATGTTTTATGGAGCCCAGATATGCCAGCGATGAAAATTCGTTTTTTAGCACCGACGGACGCCCAAGATGAGCAGTTAGTGTCTGTGTTAGGCGCAAAAGGAATGGGATTGCGATTGAGTGATGCTGAACGTAACCCAATAACATTGGGGCAATACAGCCGCCCTCAGTTGATTTCTTCAGGGCATAATCAATTGACCTACTATATAACCCCAGTACGAACAACCGCAGAGTTAAGGTCTGGTGCTTATCGTGCATTGATCCGTTTTCAAGTGAGCTATGAATAG
- a CDS encoding fimbrial protein — MKRFAVICFIVFDMLMLAGQSAQANWVFDGTLIIPPVCQLNQNKPIQVSFGKVGVRKVDGDRFKQEIPYQLDCLGDLNQPWDVTLTFSGTQAGNGFDKATLRTVSALNNGKFGLQIQKDGQALELNKAFSINPAAPPKLSAVPIKLAGTELIGDDFTATGALTIDFQ, encoded by the coding sequence ATGAAACGATTCGCAGTCATCTGTTTTATTGTGTTTGACATGTTGATGTTAGCCGGACAATCCGCTCAGGCAAATTGGGTATTTGACGGCACTTTAATTATTCCTCCTGTGTGTCAGCTTAACCAAAATAAACCAATACAGGTGTCATTTGGTAAGGTGGGAGTACGTAAAGTTGACGGTGATAGGTTTAAACAAGAGATTCCTTACCAATTGGACTGTCTAGGTGATTTAAATCAACCTTGGGATGTCACACTAACATTTAGTGGTACTCAAGCTGGAAATGGGTTTGATAAGGCGACATTGCGAACGGTCAGCGCTTTAAATAATGGTAAATTCGGTTTGCAAATTCAAAAGGATGGTCAGGCATTAGAGTTGAATAAAGCATTTTCGATTAACCCAGCGGCCCCCCCAAAATTATCTGCGGTGCCTATTAAACTCGCGGGCACAGAGCTTATAGGGGATGATTTTACGGCAACAGGAGCATTGACCATTGATTTTCAATAA
- a CDS encoding tRNA-binding protein: protein MQHIEWDDFTRVEMRAGTIIKAEVNSKAKKPAYVMDVDLGELGIKRSSAQITVNYTPEELVGKRVLCVCNFEVKRIAGIKSEVLITGAPDETGAIVLAEFNLPLPNGARLA, encoded by the coding sequence ATGCAACATATTGAATGGGACGATTTTACTCGTGTTGAAATGCGGGCTGGTACGATAATTAAAGCGGAAGTGAATAGCAAAGCCAAAAAACCTGCTTATGTTATGGACGTGGATTTAGGTGAATTAGGTATTAAGCGTTCGAGCGCACAAATTACTGTCAATTACACACCAGAAGAATTGGTTGGTAAGCGTGTATTGTGCGTATGTAACTTTGAGGTCAAGCGCATCGCAGGTATTAAATCTGAGGTTCTTATTACAGGTGCTCCTGACGAGACAGGCGCTATCGTTCTGGCTGAGTTCAATTTACCTCTGCCTAATGGTGCGAGACTTGCCTGA
- a CDS encoding fimbrial protein: MVTPPECTINGGSTTDVDFGNIHETLIDNSSYKRTKIEYELNCINIYSNAVKMTLGWNATTINGQNVIKTNLTNLGIAIYQDNTRLNNGAVLNFTYKGTMPSLYAIPVKPIGSVLTDGGNFSGILTMLVDYR; this comes from the coding sequence GTGGTCACACCGCCAGAATGCACGATTAATGGAGGAAGCACAACGGATGTGGATTTTGGCAATATACACGAAACCTTGATTGATAATAGCAGCTATAAACGTACAAAGATTGAATATGAATTAAATTGTATCAACATTTATAGCAATGCGGTGAAAATGACGTTGGGATGGAATGCAACCACGATTAATGGGCAGAATGTCATAAAGACCAACCTAACAAATTTGGGAATTGCGATATATCAGGATAATACCCGTTTGAATAACGGAGCCGTATTGAATTTTACTTATAAAGGAACAATGCCCTCTTTATATGCGATCCCAGTGAAACCAATTGGTAGTGTGTTAACCGATGGCGGTAATTTTAGTGGCATATTAACCATGTTGGTCGATTATCGTTAA
- a CDS encoding AbgT family transporter: MEQKKQDGSRFLRTVEWLGNALPHPVILFIILTAILLVSSAVGQYFGISVADPRPEGAKGRAADGIIHVVSLLDAEGIRKILSNVVSNFTGFAPLGTVLVALLGVGIAERAGLLSAAMRLVVIKAPRKLTTMAIVFAGIMSNTAAELGYVVLIPLAAIIFHSLGRHPLAGLAAAFAGVSGGYSANLLLGTVDPLLSGITQQAAQIIDPTYTVGAEANWYFMFASTFLITILGYFITEKIVEPQLGPYQGGGVDEDEDKLRADAEVTPLEKKALFWASVTFWGLAALLALMVVPENGILRNQETGLVSNSPFLKSIVVFIFIFFAVPGIVYGYVAKTMRSDKDVVDAMANAMSTLGLYLVIIFFAAQFVAFFGWTNIGQVVAVKGANFLNSIDLHGGVLFIGFIIICAFINLMIGSASAQWAVTAPIFVPMLMLAGYAPETIQAAYRIGDSVTNIITPMMSYFGLIMAIVVKYKKDAGIGTLVSMMLPYSIIFFIGWSLFFVIWVFVLGLPVGPGSPIYFTPGS, encoded by the coding sequence ATGGAACAAAAAAAACAAGATGGGAGCCGCTTTCTACGCACAGTAGAATGGCTAGGTAATGCATTGCCTCACCCAGTCATTTTATTCATTATTTTAACTGCAATTTTATTGGTCTCATCAGCAGTCGGACAATATTTTGGTATTAGTGTGGCTGATCCCCGTCCTGAAGGGGCAAAAGGCCGTGCCGCAGATGGCATTATTCATGTTGTCAGCCTATTAGATGCCGAAGGTATTCGTAAAATTCTTTCAAATGTTGTTAGCAACTTTACTGGTTTTGCGCCGTTAGGTACTGTTCTTGTTGCTTTATTAGGGGTTGGTATCGCGGAACGAGCAGGGCTTTTATCGGCAGCTATGCGTTTAGTGGTCATCAAAGCACCACGTAAACTAACAACAATGGCGATTGTTTTTGCTGGTATTATGTCAAACACCGCAGCTGAGTTAGGCTATGTCGTGTTAATACCTCTTGCGGCCATTATTTTCCACTCATTAGGCCGTCATCCTCTTGCAGGACTTGCAGCAGCCTTTGCTGGGGTTTCTGGCGGATACTCTGCAAACTTGCTATTAGGCACAGTTGACCCATTATTATCAGGTATTACACAACAAGCAGCACAAATTATTGATCCTACATATACCGTAGGGGCTGAAGCTAACTGGTATTTTATGTTTGCCAGTACATTCTTGATCACTATTTTGGGTTACTTCATTACAGAGAAAATTGTTGAGCCACAATTAGGGCCATACCAAGGCGGCGGGGTCGACGAAGATGAAGATAAATTACGTGCCGATGCTGAAGTCACACCTCTTGAGAAAAAAGCACTATTTTGGGCATCCGTGACATTTTGGGGATTAGCGGCGCTATTAGCACTCATGGTCGTGCCTGAAAATGGTATTTTGCGTAACCAAGAAACAGGCTTAGTCAGTAATTCGCCCTTTTTAAAATCTATCGTGGTCTTTATTTTTATCTTCTTTGCGGTGCCGGGCATTGTTTATGGTTATGTTGCAAAAACGATGCGCTCTGATAAAGATGTCGTCGATGCAATGGCAAATGCAATGAGTACGCTCGGGTTGTATTTGGTGATTATTTTCTTTGCGGCACAGTTTGTGGCATTTTTTGGTTGGACCAATATTGGGCAAGTTGTCGCGGTAAAAGGCGCTAACTTCTTAAACAGCATCGATTTACATGGTGGAGTTCTGTTTATTGGTTTTATTATTATCTGTGCCTTTATTAACTTAATGATTGGTTCTGCTTCAGCGCAATGGGCTGTCACTGCACCGATTTTCGTCCCAATGCTAATGCTAGCAGGCTATGCACCAGAAACCATCCAAGCGGCATATCGTATTGGTGATTCAGTCACAAATATTATCACACCAATGATGAGTTATTTCGGCTTGATTATGGCTATCGTGGTCAAATATAAGAAAGATGCAGGTATCGGTACACTCGTTTCAATGATGCTGCCTTACTCAATCATCTTCTTTATTGGCTGGTCATTATTCTTTGTTATCTGGGTATTTGTACTTGGATTACCTGTAGGGCCAGGCTCCCCGATTTATTTTACACCTGGTAGCTAA
- a CDS encoding outer membrane usher protein, whose protein sequence is MTLNCIYSPLLRFVQPYRAGLLATLVISLTTNATEIEFNTDILDVNDQANIDLSQFSRPGYLMPGEYSFTIFLNKQSIPEQTVFYYAPEHQRNESEACLSPTLVQQLGLKPNLLPTLQWWHQDQCLSLESLPGMEVKADLASSALYISLPQAYLEYTAENWDPPARWEEGIPGALLDYNLNMQIGQQTRSGLQTSYNASGNGVMGINLDVWRVRADWQLRFDKQQGQDSTSSLDWNRYYMYRSVKPLGAKLTLGEDYLSSDIFDNFRFTGLSLLTDSNMLPPNLRGYAPEVTGVAKSNATVIVSQQGRIIYQTQVAAGPFRIQDLNDALTGELNVEVKEQDGSTQTFTVNTASVPYLTRPGLLRYKLAAGRPTDWRHQVRGENFASGEFSWGVNNGWSLFGGGMTSENYNSAAFGIGRDLKVLGALSFDVTHARAHLKDLKDIGDKTYRGSSYRLSYSKHFDAYNSQVTFAGYRFSEQGFMSMSEYLEAQATEVRQYNSKEMYTLSYNQQFPETGLSAYVNYYHQTYWDQPDNDRYSLSLARYFDVDKWKNLSVNVTGYRNRYRGINDDGMYASLSIPWGDRGSVSLNSSWDQSDSTQRISYYNRFDERSNYQLSTGWAQSGALMSGYYTYQGDLAQVNANATYQQDRYRSAGLSFQGGFTATENGAVMHRNNQLGGTRIFVDTDGVADIPLRGYGSVIRSNRFGQAVITDVNSYYRNQISVDLNSLPENAQVSQSIKQGTLTEGAIGYRQFEVVAGHSGMAVLRLSNDDTPPFGATVLNKRGQNVGMVGDDGVTYLTGLNPKDVLKVRWDEQVQCEITLPDQLPEGEMLLSRWLLPCHLSSNQ, encoded by the coding sequence ATGACCCTAAATTGTATTTATTCGCCGTTATTACGATTTGTTCAGCCATACAGAGCAGGGTTACTTGCAACCTTGGTCATCAGCTTAACAACAAATGCGACTGAAATAGAGTTTAATACCGATATTTTGGACGTCAATGATCAGGCGAATATTGATTTAAGCCAGTTCTCTCGTCCCGGTTATTTAATGCCCGGAGAATACAGTTTTACTATTTTTCTAAATAAACAAAGTATTCCTGAACAAACTGTTTTTTATTATGCGCCAGAACACCAGAGGAATGAAAGTGAAGCATGTTTAAGCCCTACATTAGTGCAACAACTCGGTCTTAAGCCTAATTTATTGCCGACATTACAGTGGTGGCATCAAGATCAGTGTTTGTCATTAGAGAGTCTCCCAGGGATGGAAGTCAAAGCTGATTTAGCCTCCTCGGCTTTGTACATTAGTTTACCGCAAGCTTATTTAGAGTATACGGCGGAGAACTGGGATCCTCCAGCTCGTTGGGAAGAGGGGATACCAGGAGCGTTACTTGACTATAACTTGAATATGCAAATTGGCCAACAGACAAGAAGTGGACTGCAAACCAGCTACAACGCCAGTGGTAATGGGGTGATGGGGATTAACTTAGATGTTTGGCGAGTACGAGCTGACTGGCAGCTGCGCTTTGATAAGCAACAAGGTCAAGATTCAACGTCATCGTTAGATTGGAACCGTTACTACATGTACCGCTCGGTTAAACCGTTAGGCGCTAAATTGACACTCGGAGAGGACTACCTGAGTTCTGACATCTTCGACAATTTTCGCTTTACGGGACTGAGTTTACTGACTGATAGCAATATGTTGCCGCCAAATTTACGAGGCTATGCACCTGAAGTGACAGGCGTCGCCAAAAGTAACGCAACCGTGATTGTGAGCCAACAAGGGCGAATTATCTATCAGACTCAAGTTGCAGCAGGTCCTTTTCGTATTCAAGACCTGAATGACGCACTGACGGGTGAGCTCAATGTCGAAGTGAAAGAACAAGACGGTTCAACACAAACATTCACTGTAAATACTGCGAGCGTACCTTATCTGACTCGACCTGGACTCCTACGCTATAAGCTTGCAGCAGGTCGCCCCACTGATTGGCGCCACCAAGTGAGAGGAGAAAACTTTGCTAGCGGTGAGTTTTCATGGGGAGTGAATAATGGTTGGTCTCTGTTTGGTGGCGGAATGACCTCAGAGAATTATAACTCTGCTGCTTTTGGTATTGGGCGAGATTTAAAGGTGCTCGGGGCTCTTTCATTTGATGTAACGCATGCGCGTGCTCATTTGAAAGACTTAAAGGATATCGGTGATAAAACTTATCGGGGAAGTTCGTATCGCTTGAGCTATTCAAAACACTTTGATGCTTATAACAGCCAAGTGACTTTTGCTGGGTACCGTTTTTCCGAACAAGGTTTTATGAGTATGTCTGAGTATTTAGAGGCACAGGCTACTGAAGTGCGTCAATACAACAGTAAAGAGATGTATACCCTCTCGTATAACCAGCAATTTCCTGAAACTGGGTTGAGTGCATACGTTAATTATTATCATCAAACATATTGGGATCAGCCGGATAACGATCGTTATAGCCTCTCGTTAGCGCGCTATTTTGATGTCGATAAGTGGAAAAATTTAAGTGTCAATGTAACGGGCTATCGCAACCGCTATCGCGGAATAAATGATGATGGTATGTACGCTTCACTCTCCATACCATGGGGAGATAGGGGGTCTGTTAGCCTGAATAGTAGTTGGGATCAAAGTGACAGCACTCAGCGTATTAGCTACTACAACCGGTTCGATGAACGTAGCAATTACCAGTTAAGTACGGGGTGGGCGCAATCAGGTGCGCTGATGAGTGGTTATTACACTTATCAAGGTGATTTAGCTCAAGTTAATGCGAATGCAACGTATCAACAAGATCGCTATCGCTCCGCTGGCTTGTCATTTCAAGGCGGATTTACTGCCACAGAAAATGGCGCTGTGATGCATAGAAATAACCAATTAGGTGGAACGCGGATATTTGTTGATACGGATGGTGTTGCAGATATTCCATTACGTGGTTATGGCTCAGTGATACGAAGCAACCGTTTTGGGCAGGCTGTCATCACTGATGTGAATAGCTATTACCGCAACCAAATTAGCGTGGACTTGAACTCGTTACCTGAAAACGCACAGGTGTCTCAGTCGATAAAACAAGGCACTTTAACCGAAGGGGCGATTGGTTATCGTCAATTTGAGGTCGTGGCTGGGCATAGTGGAATGGCCGTATTGCGTTTATCGAACGACGATACGCCGCCGTTTGGGGCGACAGTACTGAATAAACGTGGACAGAATGTCGGCATGGTTGGTGATGATGGCGTGACTTATTTAACCGGTTTGAATCCTAAAGATGTATTAAAAGTACGTTGGGATGAGCAGGTACAGTGTGAGATCACCTTACCCGATCAGCTACCTGAAGGAGAGATGCTGTTATCTCGTTGGTTATTGCCATGCCACCTTTCCAGTAATCAGTGA